Proteins encoded together in one Onychomys torridus chromosome 1, mOncTor1.1, whole genome shotgun sequence window:
- the LOC118577238 gene encoding uncharacterized protein LOC118577238, whose amino-acid sequence MTTKNIIPASKPVTYILLQTSSEGPKTINKSSKTNKSKGSFLKTQDLVRNLSKQLPGNCEHYLPEAKNFYRLDLCPFAAGKILDPEPQPHVPIPEATETYIPENSTARLQLMDQACGFRKNINPVLCPLRNAPTVSAMKTPSAYAMKVSSVSVMKASSSSVMKVPSADVMKASSSSVMKVPSADVMKVPSIVVMKTPSADVIKPRTKNQPKNQKKQDKEKPLFSLDLVLVNQNQSTPAIQHLPIPEATKVTIPGTHVIY is encoded by the exons atGACAACCAAGAACATTATCCCAGCTTCAAAGCCAGTGACCTACATTCTGCTCCAGACATCTTCAGAAGGCCCTAAAACCATCAACAAATCCTCCAAGACCAACAAGTCCAAGGGGTCCTTCCTCAAGACACAGGACTTGGTCAGAAATCTGTCCAAGCAGCTCCCAGGGAACTGTGAGCACTACTTACCTGAGGCTAAAAACTTCTACCGCCTGGACCTGTGTCCCTTTGCAGCAGGAAAGATTCTGGACCCAGAGCCGCAGCCACATGTCCCTATCCCTGAGGCCACAGAAACCTATATCCCTGAGAATTCCACGGCTAGGCTTCAGCTGATGGATCAGGCATGTGGGTTCAGAAAGAACATCAACCCAGTCCTGTGCCCTCTTAGGAATGCACCCACTGTATCAGCCATGAAGACACCCTCTGCATATGCCATGAAGGTATCCTCTGTATCAGTCATGAAGGCATCCTCTTCATCAGTCATGAAGGTACCCTCTGCAGATGTCATGAAGGCATCCTCTTCATCAGTCATGAAGGTACCCTCTGCAGATGTCATGAAGGTACCCTCTATAGTAGTTATGAAGACACCCTCTGCAGATGTCATAAAA CCAAGGACCAAGAACCAACCTAAGAATCAAAAGAAGCAAGACAAGGAAAAACCTTTATTCTCTCTTGACCTGGTGCTTGTCAACCAAAACCAGTCAACTCCAGCCATCCAACATTTACCTATTCCAGAGGCCACAAAGGTCACAATACCAGGAACCCATGTAATTTATTGA